The following are encoded together in the Gilvimarinus sp. DA14 genome:
- a CDS encoding AfsA-related hotdog domain-containing protein translates to MNASVILVVGDKFAAYAQGKDVITKTQLLGLLALPQHLLPFSGRIKLVPGQGLGDQCVRQILEQADNLARHAQFDFSLWRQLPARAPVKLSHKHQIENTLISSPARMAEDIFQLHLLIDEDGELMQDHQSGQHVQGMLLIEAVRQATVAITEAYYLAESSGDYAFVLNKMAVQYNNFSFPLPASILCTVTAKKLDLPKKISLTIEADVVQCGTCVSHLQFQIAAVEKKRIFSQENRQAIAAQKRHVNYLTDITHQLSAAEEDQA, encoded by the coding sequence ATGAACGCATCCGTTATATTAGTGGTTGGCGACAAGTTCGCAGCTTACGCGCAAGGCAAAGACGTTATCACCAAAACTCAGCTGCTGGGGCTCCTGGCGCTGCCCCAGCACCTTCTCCCTTTTTCTGGCCGAATTAAGTTAGTACCTGGCCAAGGGTTAGGCGATCAATGTGTGAGGCAAATTCTAGAGCAAGCTGACAACCTAGCTCGCCACGCTCAATTTGATTTCAGCCTATGGCGGCAACTGCCAGCTCGTGCCCCAGTTAAGCTTAGTCACAAGCACCAGATCGAAAATACGCTTATTTCATCACCGGCGAGAATGGCAGAGGACATATTTCAGCTGCATTTATTGATCGATGAAGACGGGGAGCTTATGCAGGACCATCAAAGTGGCCAGCATGTTCAGGGGATGCTGCTGATTGAAGCCGTACGTCAGGCGACGGTCGCTATAACTGAAGCCTATTATCTGGCAGAAAGCAGCGGTGACTATGCATTTGTCCTGAATAAGATGGCGGTTCAGTACAATAACTTCTCCTTTCCTCTTCCTGCCAGTATTTTGTGTACCGTAACTGCCAAAAAACTGGATCTTCCCAAAAAGATTAGTCTGACTATAGAGGCTGACGTTGTGCAATGTGGAACCTGTGTATCTCACTTGCAGTTTCAGATAGCAGCTGTCGAAAAGAAACGCATTTTCAGTCAGGAGAACCGCCAGGCCATTGCAGCGCAAAAGCGCCACGTCAATTATCTCACTGATATCACTCATCAACTTTCAGCCGCAGAGGAGGATCAGGCATGA